GAAGTTCGACTCGACCTTCCCGGCGGACGTGCATCTGATCGGCAAGGACATCCTGCGTTTCCACGCTGTCATCTGGCCCGCGATGCTGATGGCCCAGGGTCTTCCGGTCCCGGGGCGGGTCGCGGCCAACGGCTGGCTGATGGTCGGCGGCGAGAAGATGTCGAAGTCCAATCTGACCGGTATCAAGCCCCAGGACCTGACCTCGCAGTTCGGTGTGGACGCGTACCGCTGGTACTTCCTGCGGGCGATCGCGTTCGGCCAGGACGGCTCGTTCTCCTGGGAGGACTTCACCGCCCGCTACACCAGCGAGCTCGCGAACGACTACGGCAATCTGGCGTCCCGGGTCGCCGCGATGGTCGGCAAGTACTTCGGCGGGTCCCTGCCCGAGGCGGCGGCGAACGGCACGGCCGAGCAGGCGGTCCGGGACGGACTGGCGAAGGCGGTGGCCGAGGCGGACCGCCGGATCGGTGACGAACTGGACTTCCAGGGCGGCATCCTGGCGGTCTTCGACTTCGTGAAGCAGGTCAACGGCTACATCACGGAACAGGAGCCGTGGAAGGTCGCCAAGACCGCGTTCGACGACGACGCGGACGCGGTGGTGCGCGAGGAGGGCAGAGCCAGGCTCGCGACCATCCTCTACACGGCCGCCGAGTCGCTGCGCGCCGTCGCGGTGCTGTTGAACCCGGTGATGCCGGACACCTCGCGGATGCTGTGGGACTCGCTGGGCGCCGAGGCGTCGCTCGGGGCGCTGGCGGAGCAGCGGGTGCGGGATGCGGCGCGGTGGGGCGGGCTCCCGGCCGGCTCCACGGTCACCAAGGGAGCGGTGCTGTTCCCGAGGCTGGACGACGGCAGGGCGGAGAAGCCCGGGCAGTAGCTCCAGGGTCCGGCGGCCCCGACGGGGGGGTGTTCAGCGCGCCAGCGCGTCGATGTCCCCCATCACCACCACCGGCTTCCGCTCCGGGTCCAGCCAGCGCAGCAGCTCCCGCATGTGCTGCTGGTCCAGCGACACGCATGCCTGGGTGGGGCCGCCGTGGTCGACGTGGAACCAGACCCCGCCGCCCCGCTCCGAGCCCATGGGCCGCTGGACCACCCCGTCCTCCAGCGGACTGCGGCCCTCGTGGCGGTTGTAGTTGATCGCGACCACGTAGTCGAAGGACCCGGCGAGCGGCTCCCCGAGGAAGCCGCGGCCTGGCGCGTTGAACAGGGGGCTGCGGTGGTACGGCAGTCTGGTGCCCGGATCGGGCAGTCGGCCGCCCGAGTCGGTGAGTCCGAAGACCCCGATCGGTGAGCGCTTGTCCCCCGCCCAGTGCTCGTCGGTCCAGCCCTTCAGACCGTTGTGGGAGGGCCAGGTGTCGGAGACGCTCTGCCAGCCCTTGGCCGCGGACCACTCATACAGCTTGACCGTGGAGTACGGGGCGTTCCGGTCCTCGCCGGCGACCACCACGGCCTGGGTGGCGTCCTGCGGGATGAGCTCGCGGGTCTGCGTGCCGATCCCGGGGATGTCCGCGGGCGGTGCCACATCGGCCGCCACACTGCCGCCCGGTCCGCCCGCCGGGCGGGGCGGGGCGGCCACGGCCTGGGTCGGGGGCGCGGCCCGCGTGCAGCCTCCGAGCACGGCGACGAGCAGTACGGCGAGGAATCCGGCGAGGAGCGCCGGGAGGGCCGCCCGGGCTGCGACGGGCCCGGTCACGGCCGGGGC
This DNA window, taken from Streptomyces sp. SCSIO 30461, encodes the following:
- the metG gene encoding methionine--tRNA ligase gives rise to the protein MAATGSEKHGTGEGARAYYVTTPIYYVNDAPHLGHAYTTVAGDVLTRWHRQRGERVWFLTGTDEHGQKVMRTAEANGVTPQQWCDKLVEEAWKPLWEHLGIANDDFIRTTEKRHTDRVQEFVQDLYDKGEIYKGGYEGPYCVGCEEFKLPGELIDGEAQGPYAGQKLCPVHKKPVEILKEENYFFKLSEYGPRLLDFYEAHPGFIQPASARNEVVNFVRQGMQDLSISRSTFDWGVKVPWDEKHVIYVWIDALLNYATAVGYNENPAKFDSTFPADVHLIGKDILRFHAVIWPAMLMAQGLPVPGRVAANGWLMVGGEKMSKSNLTGIKPQDLTSQFGVDAYRWYFLRAIAFGQDGSFSWEDFTARYTSELANDYGNLASRVAAMVGKYFGGSLPEAAANGTAEQAVRDGLAKAVAEADRRIGDELDFQGGILAVFDFVKQVNGYITEQEPWKVAKTAFDDDADAVVREEGRARLATILYTAAESLRAVAVLLNPVMPDTSRMLWDSLGAEASLGALAEQRVRDAARWGGLPAGSTVTKGAVLFPRLDDGRAEKPGQ
- a CDS encoding L,D-transpeptidase family protein — protein: MTGPVAARAALPALLAGFLAVLLVAVLGGCTRAAPPTQAVAAPPRPAGGPGGSVAADVAPPADIPGIGTQTRELIPQDATQAVVVAGEDRNAPYSTVKLYEWSAAKGWQSVSDTWPSHNGLKGWTDEHWAGDKRSPIGVFGLTDSGGRLPDPGTRLPYHRSPLFNAPGRGFLGEPLAGSFDYVVAINYNRHEGRSPLEDGVVQRPMGSERGGGVWFHVDHGGPTQACVSLDQQHMRELLRWLDPERKPVVVMGDIDALAR